A window from Neobacillus sp. PS3-40 encodes these proteins:
- the addB gene encoding helicase-exonuclease AddAB subunit AddB: protein MSLRMLIGRSGSGKTAICLNEIQNRLMENPEGAPLIYIVPEQMTFLSEYRLSTNSEIRGMIRAQVYSFPRLAWRILQETGGISRYHLNSTGINMLIRKIIEDQKENLKLFQRSVDKNGFIQQVEQMMVEFKRYCIRPEELSQVGSQSKVLQDKLNDLEIIYKHFEESILNKYIDSEDYFRLLAEKIASSSYLKDTEIYIDGFYHFTPQEYRVIGELMKHCTRVTIAMTTDELYRNSAPDELHLFRMSGTASHTICELAQMEGVQIEKPILLTETKKWSNLSLRHLEEKFDARPLVPFKEQSAINVCQAVNRRAEIEGIAREIQQLVRTKGYRYRDIAVLIRNGQNYHDIVEPVFYDHQIPYFIDQKRTMLNHPLIEFIRSSLEVINGFWRYEPIFRAIKTELLFPLQENGTKMREKTDNLENYVLAYGIKGNKWTKKDRWIFRRIRGLEFGSNTQTDDEKETEKELNELRTMITAPILRLSRRLKKADSGRKFCEAIYLYLEELDIPSKLENWKMDAEKNGNLVKMREHEQVWNAVIDLLDQYVEILGEESISVKQFASILEAGFDSLSFSLIPPALDQVLIADLEKSRFSEIKAAFVIGLNEGVLPAKISDDGILADEDREILGTLGMNVAPSSRIRLLDENFLAYKAFTTPSEALYISYPLANEEGKALIPSTYIKRIRELFPKRFEHFYVTDPAELLENGQLHFVSNPNTTLSYLTSQLQLKKKSYPINDFWWDVYNYYVKGNLKHKAQKVLSSLFYSNQTKKLSIETADELYGDTIQASVSRMELFNSCPFNHFIRYGLKLQDRKIYRLEAPDIGDLFHAALKHISEIVNEQNITWANLSKVQCEKMAKQAVDALAPKLLNEILLSSERHHYIKRKLEQIITRASLVLSEHAKSSGFSPIELELAFGPNGKLPPLSFSLKKGKKMELVGRIDRVDKAIDENGSTFLRVLDYKSSDKELNLNEVYYGLSLQMLTYLDIIMTYSNELVETKATPAGMLYFHVHNPMVNSTKMLTIEQIEVEMMKKFKMNGLLLNDQNVIRLMDQSLESGNSQIISAGIKVDGTLTKNSKVASMDEFENLRQYVRNMYEKTGNAIIDGNVEISPYKMKDKKNCSICPYKSICQFDESMENNCYRILTPQSNEKVLELIGLEVNGNE from the coding sequence ATGTCATTAAGAATGTTAATTGGGCGTTCCGGTAGCGGGAAAACAGCCATCTGCCTGAATGAAATACAAAATAGGCTGATGGAAAACCCGGAAGGAGCACCGCTTATTTACATTGTTCCGGAACAAATGACATTTTTATCTGAGTATCGGCTATCAACGAATTCAGAAATTAGGGGAATGATTCGAGCCCAAGTTTACAGTTTTCCACGTCTTGCATGGCGAATTTTGCAAGAAACAGGTGGAATCAGTCGTTATCATTTAAATAGTACCGGGATTAATATGCTCATTCGAAAAATAATCGAAGACCAAAAGGAAAATTTAAAATTATTTCAACGATCAGTAGATAAAAATGGATTTATTCAGCAAGTAGAACAAATGATGGTTGAATTTAAACGGTATTGTATCCGTCCTGAGGAACTTAGCCAAGTTGGCTCGCAATCAAAGGTTTTGCAAGATAAATTGAATGATTTAGAAATTATTTATAAACATTTTGAAGAGTCAATCTTGAATAAATATATTGACTCTGAAGATTATTTTCGCCTCTTAGCTGAAAAAATTGCCTCTTCAAGCTACCTAAAAGATACAGAAATCTATATTGATGGATTTTATCATTTTACGCCTCAGGAATATAGGGTTATTGGAGAATTGATGAAGCATTGTACACGGGTAACGATTGCAATGACGACAGATGAATTATATCGAAATTCCGCTCCAGATGAACTACACCTATTCCGGATGTCAGGGACTGCGAGCCATACCATTTGTGAATTGGCACAGATGGAGGGAGTTCAGATTGAAAAACCCATTCTGTTAACAGAAACAAAGAAATGGAGCAACCTATCATTAAGGCATTTAGAAGAAAAATTTGATGCAAGGCCATTAGTTCCATTTAAAGAACAATCTGCTATTAACGTGTGCCAGGCTGTTAATCGCCGCGCAGAAATTGAAGGAATTGCAAGGGAGATCCAACAATTAGTAAGAACGAAGGGTTATCGATATCGGGATATTGCAGTCTTAATTAGAAATGGACAGAATTATCATGACATAGTTGAACCAGTTTTCTATGATCATCAAATTCCTTATTTCATCGATCAAAAACGGACAATGCTTAATCATCCTCTAATCGAATTCATTCGATCAAGTCTAGAAGTAATTAATGGTTTCTGGAGATATGAACCAATTTTTCGAGCCATTAAGACGGAATTACTATTTCCGCTTCAAGAAAATGGTACTAAGATGAGAGAAAAAACGGATAATCTTGAAAATTACGTCCTAGCATACGGGATAAAGGGAAATAAGTGGACGAAAAAGGATCGCTGGATTTTTAGAAGAATTAGAGGGCTCGAGTTTGGCTCAAATACTCAAACAGATGATGAAAAAGAAACTGAGAAGGAATTAAATGAATTACGGACTATGATTACTGCTCCAATCTTAAGGTTATCCAGGCGTTTGAAAAAAGCTGATTCAGGAAGAAAGTTTTGTGAAGCAATCTATTTGTATTTAGAAGAATTAGATATACCTTCGAAGCTTGAAAACTGGAAGATGGATGCAGAGAAAAATGGGAATCTTGTTAAAATGCGTGAGCATGAACAGGTTTGGAATGCAGTGATCGACCTTCTGGATCAATATGTCGAAATACTTGGAGAAGAATCTATTTCTGTAAAGCAATTTGCATCTATTCTAGAAGCTGGCTTCGACTCATTAAGTTTTTCACTAATCCCTCCTGCATTAGATCAAGTTCTGATTGCGGACTTGGAAAAGTCTAGATTTTCCGAAATAAAAGCCGCTTTTGTGATTGGTTTGAATGAAGGAGTATTGCCCGCAAAGATTTCAGATGATGGAATTTTAGCGGATGAGGATCGTGAAATATTAGGAACGTTAGGAATGAATGTAGCACCTAGCAGTCGAATACGTTTGCTGGATGAAAACTTTTTAGCTTATAAGGCTTTCACTACACCATCAGAAGCCTTATATATCAGCTATCCGCTTGCAAATGAAGAGGGTAAAGCACTAATTCCTTCCACATATATTAAAAGAATTAGAGAATTATTTCCAAAGAGATTCGAGCATTTTTATGTTACAGATCCAGCCGAGTTATTGGAAAATGGTCAGCTTCACTTCGTTTCTAACCCGAACACAACTTTATCTTATTTAACATCCCAGCTCCAATTGAAAAAGAAAAGCTACCCAATAAATGATTTTTGGTGGGATGTTTATAATTATTATGTAAAAGGAAATTTGAAGCACAAAGCTCAAAAGGTTCTTTCTAGTCTGTTTTATTCGAACCAGACCAAAAAATTATCAATAGAAACAGCAGATGAATTATACGGTGATACTATTCAGGCAAGTGTTTCACGAATGGAGCTTTTTAATAGTTGCCCATTTAACCATTTTATTCGTTATGGATTAAAATTGCAGGATCGGAAAATTTACCGATTAGAGGCACCAGACATCGGCGATTTGTTTCATGCCGCATTAAAGCATATTTCTGAAATTGTAAATGAACAGAATATTACGTGGGCCAATCTATCTAAAGTGCAATGCGAAAAAATGGCAAAGCAAGCAGTTGATGCCCTTGCACCAAAGCTTCTAAATGAGATCCTGTTAAGCTCAGAACGACATCATTATATTAAACGCAAATTAGAACAAATCATTACCCGAGCATCACTCGTTCTTAGTGAACATGCAAAATCGAGTGGATTTTCTCCGATTGAGTTGGAACTAGCCTTTGGACCAAATGGTAAACTGCCACCCTTATCTTTTTCTTTGAAAAAGGGCAAGAAGATGGAGTTGGTTGGAAGAATAGACCGTGTCGATAAGGCTATAGATGAGAATGGTAGTACTTTTTTACGGGTACTAGATTATAAATCAAGTGATAAAGAGTTAAATTTAAATGAAGTGTATTATGGCCTTTCACTTCAAATGTTAACGTATCTAGATATCATTATGACTTATTCAAATGAATTGGTTGAGACCAAAGCGACTCCAGCAGGAATGCTTTATTTCCATGTCCATAATCCAATGGTCAACTCTACAAAAATGCTGACAATTGAGCAAATTGAAGTAGAAATGATGAAAAAATTTAAAATGAATGGATTGTTGCTTAACGACCAAAATGTTATTCGTCTAATGGATCAATCGCTTGAATCTGGTAATTCACAAATAATTTCTGCAGGGATTAAAGTAGATGGGACTTTAACAAAAAACTCGAAAGTGGCAAGTATGGACGAATTTGAAAATTTACGTCAATACGTCCGCAATATGTATGAAAAAACGGGTAATGCCATTATCGATGGAAATGTAGAAATCTCTCCTTATAAAATGAAAGATAAAAAGAATTGTTCAATTTGTCCTTATAAGTCAATCTGCCAATTTGATGAATCAATGGAAAATAATTGTTATCGCATTCTTACCCCGCAATCGAATGAAAAGGTTTTAGAGTTAATTGGTTTGGAGGTCAATGGAAATGAGTAA
- the lepB gene encoding signal peptidase I, whose translation MKSEWKKEGLEWAKACGIGLILFAFIRTFFFSNYLVEGESMMPTLQNGNKVVVNKLGYQIEDLQRFDVIVFHANKKEDFVKRIIGLPGDKIVYRNDHLFVNGKKYEEPFLDIYRQKISGSKLTGDFTLKEITGEETIPNGKLFVLGDNRLGSWDSRYFGFISVDQVVGKVDLRYWPLDEMDVHF comes from the coding sequence ATGAAGAGCGAATGGAAGAAGGAAGGTCTGGAATGGGCAAAGGCATGTGGGATTGGTTTGATTCTATTTGCTTTTATTCGAACATTTTTCTTCTCTAATTATTTGGTTGAAGGCGAATCGATGATGCCTACTCTTCAAAATGGCAATAAAGTGGTAGTAAATAAGCTGGGTTACCAAATAGAAGACCTACAGAGGTTTGATGTGATCGTTTTTCATGCAAATAAAAAAGAGGATTTTGTTAAGCGCATAATCGGGTTACCAGGAGATAAAATTGTTTACCGTAATGACCATTTATTTGTAAATGGTAAAAAGTATGAAGAACCTTTTTTGGATATTTATCGACAAAAGATTTCTGGGAGTAAGCTTACAGGTGATTTCACATTAAAAGAGATTACTGGTGAAGAAACCATTCCAAATGGAAAGCTATTTGTTCTCGGTGATAACCGTTTAGGAAGCTGGGATAGCCGCTATTTTGGATTTATTTCAGTTGATCAAGTAGTTGGTAAAGTTGATCTAAGATACTGGCCTTTGGATGAAATGGATGTTCATTTCTAA
- a CDS encoding LCP family protein translates to MRYERNHKQKKKRWKPILLTLLLLIVAVSGYAYYQYQQGVSQSLKKVDKKDQIVYSFEGKKDQYGDTNILLLGSDKRGNERSRSDTIMIASYNENKGTFKLASIMRDIYVAIPGHGKHKINSAFAYGGPELMRQTIKENFGVDLQYYSIVDFQGFVQLVDEAFPNGVEVNVEKEMSTNIGVTLKPGLQNLDGKHLLGYVRFRHDAIGDFGRVQRQQKVIKLLGDQLKSVRTIPKLPKLIGVVSPYVNTNMNTTDILFMAKDYLTKGKGNVATLRIPIDNSFTEPRISGEGDILDINLEKNRQALDKFMSE, encoded by the coding sequence ATGAGATATGAAAGAAATCATAAACAGAAAAAAAAGAGATGGAAACCGATCTTGCTCACCTTGTTGCTACTAATTGTTGCTGTTAGTGGTTATGCTTATTATCAATATCAACAAGGGGTTTCCCAATCATTAAAAAAAGTGGATAAAAAGGATCAAATTGTGTATTCATTTGAGGGGAAGAAAGATCAATACGGTGATACCAATATCCTATTGTTAGGCAGTGACAAACGGGGAAATGAAAGGTCGAGGTCAGATACCATAATGATCGCTTCATATAATGAAAATAAGGGAACATTTAAGCTAGCTTCAATTATGAGGGATATTTATGTTGCTATACCAGGTCATGGAAAACATAAAATTAATTCTGCTTTTGCCTATGGTGGTCCAGAATTAATGAGGCAGACAATTAAAGAAAACTTTGGCGTTGATCTTCAATATTATTCAATTGTTGACTTCCAAGGGTTTGTGCAGTTGGTTGATGAAGCATTTCCAAATGGTGTAGAGGTAAATGTTGAGAAAGAAATGTCCACAAATATTGGGGTAACCTTGAAACCAGGGCTTCAAAACCTAGATGGTAAACATTTACTTGGATATGTTCGATTTCGGCATGATGCTATTGGAGATTTTGGGCGAGTACAGCGACAACAAAAGGTAATAAAACTCTTAGGTGATCAGTTGAAAAGTGTGAGAACCATACCAAAACTTCCAAAATTAATCGGTGTAGTATCTCCATATGTAAATACAAATATGAACACAACTGATATTTTGTTTATGGCAAAGGATTATTTAACCAAAGGCAAGGGAAATGTTGCTACCTTAAGAATTCCAATTGATAATAGCTTTACAGAACCCCGAATTAGTGGTGAAGGGGATATTTTGGATATCAATTTAGAAAAGAACAGACAAGCGCTTGACAAATTTATGTCTGAATAA